The sequence ACCATGCAGTTTGAGCACAGGAGCCTCCTTGATGCCCTGCTCTTTCGCCGGTTCGTCGGCGAAAGTCAATTGGGATCAAAGTCCGCATCGGGGCGGCGCTAACGGCGTTCCGCCGATTTCAGACTCAAATCTCAATGAAACGACCCAACCGAAGATAGTTTGACAAGTAAATCGGAGGGTGTAGGCAACATAGAGTATGAATCCGGTTCGCAATTTCGCGTGCGGGGTTCTGCTTCTTTTGATCGCCGGGTGTTTGAGCTGCGGCGACGATCATAACCCCCACTTTTTACCGGCCTACGCGTACTATTATTCGTCTCCCACGCCTTCCGTCCGGGCGGTGTCGTACCCTAGTCATTACGGTTATTCGGCCTATGTTCCCGTTCAGTCCTATTCCTACGGCTACTACGATTATTGTTATCCGTATTACGGCAACCCGTACTACGGAGCATCACTCAGCGCATACGTATCCTGTCGCCAAGGATATTCGGCAGTCTATGACTTCACCTGTTATTACCCGGCGGCCATCGGCTATTACGCCTCGGCCTCCAGATATGTGGATCTGGCGTTTCTCGATCTGTCGAGATCCGACTGGCGGTCGTTGGATGAGCACGTTCGTTTGGCGCAGAACGCTCTCCCCGCCGGACATCATTCGTTGGGTAAGCTTGAACAAATCCGCCAGAATTCGAGTTACGTTTCCGTGGATCCCAAGTCCGTGGCGAATTCATTAGTGGAAGTTCAGGGCGACTGGAGCACGAAGCTGGCTCGCACCGCCGTTGCCAAGAAGTGATTCAGGGGCAATGGGTGTTTCGCAAAAAGTTAGGCGGGGGGGGTGCCAAAATCTCTCGGGGGCAGAACAAAGCGCGCGTAATAAACCGCCATTGCGTTTCGCGTCGTCGCCGGGACCTCCATGAAATGGAGACCGAAGCCGCGTACTTTCTCATTGAGTCCCGGAATCGGTTTTTCCCCTTCCCAGATCACCTTCCCGGTCAGCGAAACCTGAGCCTGCTGAAAGGGGAGACGGAACCCGAGTTGCAAGATCTTTCCCGCCGGGAACTTCGCCCGGGAGCTTACGAACATGCCGGTCATCGATAAATCCCGTGCCATCAGTGTGGAGATGACGTCGATTCCACCCGGCTCGACGGGAAAACGGACCGGAATACGGGCCGACCGCAGCCGGCCTTTCCTGGCTTCCGTTTCGATCTCCAACGCCCGGATCTGGTCGATCACTTGCGGCGGCAGACTCTTGAATTGAAGCGAGACGAGTGAAATTTCTTTTCGATCCGGGTCCAGGCCGCGCGGCACGATCCGCAGGACCTTTGCGCTGACGGTCAGCGGTCGTTCGTCATGCGGAAACCGGAACTTCAATTCGAGCACGACGCGCGTCTTAAACGGATGGGCGTCGCCCAGAGGAGGTAGGAATTCAAGCACCATCCCTTTATCAGAGATGTAGCGGCTCTGGATTACAGACGCCACTTGCCCGAACTCGGGCGAGACGATCTCAATGGAAATGGGATCGTGCCGAAAAAGATCCGGCGAAAGCGCGACAGGAGTTTCCGATCCCATGATCGCCTCATTATACTCGATTACAGCGCCTTTGTTCTCGGGGTTGATTCGTTTCAATTCTCCGAGTTCCGGGTCAGGGGTGCGGCTCGACCGGAAGCGGTTCGGTCGACTAAGGAAGCCGCTGGGCGAGGAGGGTGCGGATGGGTTTAGCCTTGGAGTCCACGGATTTGCTTCAGAAGTAATAAAGTCATATTGCCCGCAAGAAAAATCAAACCCGCGGTCAAAGCAAGAATGGCCAAACTGACCCAAATTTTTGTCCGATAGCTAAAACGGGGATTCCGCCAGAAAAGAGGAAGGGCCAACGGCCCCACGAAAGCGACCGCAAGTGTAAA is a genomic window of Bdellovibrionota bacterium containing:
- a CDS encoding PilZ domain-containing protein, which gives rise to MKRINPENKGAVIEYNEAIMGSETPVALSPDLFRHDPISIEIVSPEFGQVASVIQSRYISDKGMVLEFLPPLGDAHPFKTRVVLELKFRFPHDERPLTVSAKVLRIVPRGLDPDRKEISLVSLQFKSLPPQVIDQIRALEIETEARKGRLRSARIPVRFPVEPGGIDVISTLMARDLSMTGMFVSSRAKFPAGKILQLGFRLPFQQAQVSLTGKVIWEGEKPIPGLNEKVRGFGLHFMEVPATTRNAMAVYYARFVLPPRDFGTPPA